In the Candidatus Acidiferrales bacterium genome, one interval contains:
- a CDS encoding fumarylacetoacetate hydrolase family protein, whose amino-acid sequence MKLCRFQISDYESSAPEHAGARAHYGMIEGDQVVEILGPFEPRQKTGKNWQLASVKLLAPSEPSKIVCVGRNYAEHAAELGSDVPREPLIFLKPPSAILAPEDPIVLTPLSERVDYEGELAIIIGKRCARLKPSDDVRPYILGYTCLNDVTARDLQKKDVQFTRAKGFDTFCPFGPVLETDLDLTTAMVETFVNKKKRQAARIAEMIFPVDVIIRWISQVMTLLPGDVIATGTPSGVGPLVAGDVVEVSVGGIGTLRNRVVAAD is encoded by the coding sequence ATGAAACTTTGCCGCTTCCAAATTTCAGATTACGAGAGTAGTGCACCGGAGCATGCCGGTGCTCGCGCGCATTACGGAATGATTGAAGGCGATCAGGTTGTTGAGATTCTCGGACCATTTGAGCCGCGTCAAAAAACTGGAAAAAACTGGCAACTAGCGAGCGTAAAACTCCTGGCGCCTTCCGAACCCTCGAAAATCGTCTGCGTTGGAAGGAATTACGCGGAACATGCCGCGGAACTCGGCAGCGATGTCCCCAGGGAGCCGCTTATTTTCCTGAAGCCTCCTTCCGCGATACTCGCGCCGGAAGACCCTATTGTGCTCACGCCGCTTTCCGAACGTGTGGATTATGAAGGCGAACTCGCCATCATTATCGGAAAGCGCTGCGCCCGCTTGAAACCGTCCGACGACGTTCGCCCCTACATCCTCGGCTATACCTGCTTGAATGATGTCACCGCCCGCGACCTGCAAAAAAAGGATGTACAGTTCACGCGCGCCAAGGGCTTTGACACCTTCTGCCCCTTTGGCCCAGTGTTGGAAACGGACCTCGATTTAACCACGGCGATGGTCGAAACCTTTGTTAACAAAAAGAAACGGCAAGCCGCGCGCATCGCGGAAATGATTTTTCCCGTAGATGTTATAATTCGATGGATTTCGCAAGTCATGACGCTTCTGCCCGGCGACGTAATTGCCACAGGGACTCCATCAGGTGTCGGGCCACTCGTTGCAGGCGATGTCGTCGAAGTCAGCGTGGGCGGTATTGGCACGTTGCGGAACAGAGTTGTTGCGGCTGATTGA
- the hslV gene encoding ATP-dependent protease subunit HslV: MPRKHSKPQIRSTTVLCVRKDSHVVMAGDGQVTLGEGVVKHNAKKIRRLFSDKILAGFAGSTADALSLFTRFENKLQEFHGNLARAAVELSKEWRTDRSLRHLEALLIVADAKSTFLLSGNGDVIEPDDGICAIGSGGPYALSAARALAKHTKMSAKDIAQEAMRIASEICIFTNANFTVEEL, from the coding sequence ATGCCAAGGAAGCATAGCAAACCGCAGATACGCAGCACGACGGTGCTGTGCGTGCGAAAAGACAGTCACGTCGTGATGGCCGGCGACGGACAGGTGACGCTTGGAGAGGGCGTCGTGAAGCACAACGCCAAAAAGATTCGCCGCCTCTTCAGCGACAAGATTCTAGCGGGATTTGCGGGAAGCACCGCGGACGCGCTTTCCCTTTTCACGCGCTTTGAGAACAAACTGCAGGAGTTTCATGGCAATCTCGCGCGTGCCGCGGTGGAGTTGTCCAAGGAATGGCGCACGGACCGTTCGCTGCGGCATTTGGAGGCGCTGCTCATCGTTGCGGATGCGAAGTCCACGTTTCTTTTGAGCGGCAATGGCGATGTCATCGAACCCGATGATGGCATCTGCGCCATCGGCTCCGGCGGGCCTTATGCTCTCTCAGCGGCTCGCGCTCTGGCGAAGCACACGAAAATGAGCGCCAAAGACATCGCTCAGGAAGCCATGCGTATCGCGAGCGAAATCTGCATTTTTACGAACGCAAATTTCACCGTCGAAGAGTTGTGA
- the hslU gene encoding ATP-dependent protease ATPase subunit HslU, translating to MSEKGKDEKNMVIYLNGESPAAEPEPMPSFDELTPREIVAELDKYIVGQTPAKRAVAVALRNRVRRQKLQPEMAEDILPKNILMIGPTGVGKTEIARRLARLAGCPFVKVEASKYTEVGYVGRDVESMVRDLVEVAIDMVREEKLDEVAERAEQAAEERLLDLLLPSSPPPPTIEGSTPAVEAQHKEAAQRTREKLRAQLREGKLDQRMVEVEVRERMTPAFEIVSSQGVEEMDINVKDMLSGIFGQQKKKRKMTVAEAYDYLIQEEENKLLDMDQVTRIAVDRTEQMGILFIDEVDKVAGRESGHGPDVSREGVQRDILPIVEGTTVNTRYGMVRTDHILFIAAGAFHTTKPSDLIPELQGRFPIRVELSSLTEADFVRILTEPKNALIKQYIALLDTEGLKMTFSDDGVAAIARFAALVNEQTENIGARRLHTILEKVLEEISFEAPDMKKRSLKIDAAYVQKQLTDIVKDQDLSRYIL from the coding sequence GTGAGTGAAAAGGGCAAGGACGAAAAGAATATGGTGATTTATCTCAATGGTGAGTCGCCTGCGGCGGAGCCAGAACCGATGCCGTCATTTGACGAGCTGACGCCGCGAGAAATCGTCGCCGAGCTCGACAAGTACATCGTGGGCCAGACTCCGGCGAAACGCGCCGTGGCGGTCGCGTTGCGAAACCGCGTGCGCCGGCAGAAACTACAGCCCGAAATGGCCGAAGATATTCTCCCCAAGAATATCCTCATGATCGGGCCGACCGGCGTGGGAAAGACAGAAATCGCGCGGCGGCTCGCGCGTCTCGCCGGATGCCCGTTCGTGAAGGTCGAAGCCTCGAAATACACTGAAGTTGGCTACGTGGGCCGCGACGTGGAATCCATGGTGCGCGACCTTGTGGAGGTAGCCATCGACATGGTCCGCGAGGAAAAACTGGACGAAGTAGCCGAACGCGCCGAACAAGCGGCAGAAGAACGCTTGCTCGATTTGCTGCTGCCCTCTTCCCCGCCTCCTCCAACAATCGAGGGCTCCACGCCAGCCGTGGAAGCCCAGCACAAAGAGGCTGCGCAGCGCACGCGCGAAAAGCTGCGCGCCCAGTTGCGCGAAGGAAAGCTGGACCAGCGCATGGTCGAGGTGGAAGTTCGCGAGCGCATGACGCCGGCGTTCGAGATCGTTTCAAGCCAGGGCGTGGAAGAAATGGACATCAACGTCAAGGACATGCTCTCCGGCATCTTTGGCCAGCAGAAAAAGAAACGCAAAATGACTGTTGCCGAAGCCTACGATTACTTGATCCAGGAAGAAGAAAATAAGCTGCTCGACATGGATCAGGTGACGCGCATCGCCGTCGACCGTACCGAGCAAATGGGCATCCTTTTCATTGACGAGGTCGACAAAGTCGCCGGACGCGAATCCGGCCACGGACCGGATGTGTCGCGCGAAGGCGTGCAGCGCGACATCCTGCCGATCGTCGAAGGCACCACGGTCAATACGCGCTACGGCATGGTGCGCACAGACCACATCTTGTTCATTGCTGCGGGCGCATTCCATACCACGAAACCCTCCGACCTGATTCCTGAACTGCAAGGGCGCTTTCCGATTCGTGTCGAGTTGAGTTCGCTCACGGAAGCGGATTTCGTCCGCATCTTGACCGAGCCGAAGAACGCGCTGATTAAGCAGTACATCGCCTTGCTCGATACCGAAGGATTGAAAATGACTTTCAGTGACGATGGCGTGGCGGCAATCGCGCGATTTGCCGCTCTCGTCAACGAGCAGACGGAAAACATCGGCGCACGGCGCCTGCACACGATTCTTGAGAAAGTTCTTGAAGAGATTTCGTTTGAAGCTCCGGACATGAAGAAGCGCAGCCTGAAAATCGATGCGGCTTATGTGCAAAAGCAGCTCACCGACATTGTCAAGGATCAGGACCTCAGCCGTTATATTCTCTGA